The Rubrobacter tropicus nucleotide sequence GGGCTTGAGACGGATGAGCCGGCTCATCCGTCTCAAGCCTTCCGTTTCACCACGCCTTTCGGCCGTCGTGGATCAGCCTTCGCGCGGGCCCACTCCTCCCTCGACCCGGTAGACGTACCCGTGGTCGAAGATCAGGTCCTCCCCTTCCAGCATCTCTACCGTCCGGAGCACCACCCGGGGAAGTACTTCGGCCGAGAGCGCGAGCAGCCGGTCCAGCTCGTCCCTGCGGGAGTGCGAGATTCCGGTCGCGTAGTTCACCGGGAAGCCCACAAGCGCGTAGGGGAGCTCAAGTTCCCCGGCCAGGACCGCCTCGGGACCGCACGTCTGGCTCACCGCCGTTACCCCGGCCGTGCCGAGCCAGCGGATCTCCGCCCGGCTCTCGAACCGCGGCCCGTTCGTGTGCCCGTAGACACCCCCAACCGTGGCCCCCAGTCCCAGGTCCCCGGTCGCGAGCTCCAGCTTCCGCCGAAGACGCGGGGCGAAAGGTTCGTCCCAGATGAGGTGCCCGCGCCCCGGGTCGCCAGGCTCCGTAAAGATGGTGCATTCGGCGCCGGTGGGAAGGAGGTTGGTCGGGAAGAAGAGGTCGTCGAACAGGACGGGCCGCCCCAGACGAACGCCGGGGTCTACCGCGCCCACGACCGTCGTCGCGAGAACCACCCGCGCCCCGAGTTGCTTGAGGGCCGCGAGGTTCGCCTGGTGGGGGATCGCGTGTGGCAGGTGCAGGTGGTTCTTCTGGTGGCGGGAGATGCTCCCGACGGTCCACGACCCGGCCCGAAAGATCGACACCTCCGCCTCCCCGAAGCGGCTCTCGACCACGCGCGTCTCCTTCTCCCCGGGCAGTTCGTAGATGCCAGATCCGGTGATGATGCCTACGTCTATCATGGCCCTCCCGGGGCTAACGTCCTCGTCGTCCCACAACACCCGCCGTGGCGCGAAAGCCATCATCCCCGGCCTCCCGCCACACCGAGCGTCTGAGCCCTACGCACCCGCGAGGTCGAGGTGGCTTCGGCGGTCTAAACCTCACCGTCCGCCCGGTCGATGGTCCGTACCGGGGCCCCTTCCCGCGCGTAAACGTATCGGCGGAATGTAGCACCGGCGCTTGCCCTCGGGCAACCAAAGGGGATGGAGGACGCCAAATCGCCAAGCTCCGCTTCGCCGCGCCGGCCGCGTCCAATTGATCACCATGTAAGGTTTTCTTATCGCTTCCATAAATCTTCTGTGATAACTTGCGCCGATGGGCCTTAGCGTACATGGATTGCGCGTCTATCTTTGCATACTGGAGTGTGGTTCGCTCTCGGCGGCGGGCAGGGAGTTGGGCATGACGCAGCCGGCTGTCTCGAACCATCTGCACGCGCTGGAAGAGCGTTTCGGGGTCGCGTTGCTAACGCGCGGGCGGCCTCTTCGGGCAACCCCCGCGGGGGAGTGCCTCGCCGAACACGCGCGGCGGATTTTGGATGGAGTATCCGTCCTTGAGGCCGAGATGGCCCGCCACACCGCCCCTCACGGAGCGCTCGTGGTTGGCGCGTCCTCGACCCCCGGGGAGCTCTTGATGCCGGGACTCGCCACGGAGTTCTCGGCGCGCTACCCGGACGTCGCGCTCGAGCTGCGGGTGTACGACACCGACGAGGCCATCGCGGCCCTGCTTGGGCGTGAGATCGAGGCGGCCGTCGTGGGCCACGAGGTCGACGACCCCAGGCTGGCCGGAACCGTCATCGGACACGACGCCCTGGTGGCGGTGGTCGCGGCCGACGACCGGCTCGCCGGGGCGGAGGTCTCCCCCGGGGACCTCGCCGATCGGCCTTTCGTGCTGCGGGAGCAGGGTTCGGGGACGCGCCGGACCGCGGAGGAGGGGCTGGCGGCGGCGGGCGTGAGGCCCAGGGTTGCGATGGAGCTGGGGTCAAACGCCGCGGTCGCGGGCGCGGTCGCGGCGGGCGCGGGCGTCGGCGTCGTCCCGCTTCGCACGGCGGGGGCCCTGGAGAGGGTCGGACGAATCGAAGTTCGCGGGCTCTCGCTCTCGCGCCCCTTCGTCTTGCTGACCGAACGGGGCCGCAGGCTATCGCCGGCGGCCGAGGCTTTCGTTGCCACTTGCGCCAGAAAGGAACGTCCATGATCCACCGCCTGTCTACGCCCATCCTCGTCGCCGTCGCCGCGATAGTATTCGCGGGTTGCGGCGGAAGCGGTTCGGCCTCCGGCGACGAACCTTTGCGGGTCGGCCTGATCCCGAACGAGAACCCCGAAGAGGTCGAGGCACAATACCAGCCCCTGGAGGATTACCTGAAGAAGGAGACCGGAGGCGAGGTCGAGCTCTCGGTGCCGACTACCTACAACGCCGTCGTCGAGGCGATGGTTTCGGGGGAGCTGGATCTCGCCTACTTTGGCGGCCTGACCTACGTCCAGGCGCGCCAGCGCGCGGACGTCCATCCCCTCTTTACCGAAGTCAACCCCAGGACGGGGACGACGAAGTACCGCTCCGTCATTATCGTCCCGTCCGGTAGCGACGTAGAGAAGGTCGAGGACCTGGAGGGCGAAGACTTCGCTTTCGGGAGCGTCTCCTCCACCTCGGGGTCGCTCTACCCTTCCATCATGCTGAACCAGGCCGGGATCGACTATCGCACGGACCTCGGAGAGGTCGTGTACACCGGCGGCCACGACACCACGGCGCAGGCCGTGGCCAACGGGCGGGTCGCGGCCGGCGGCCTGGAGGACCGCATCCTGTACGACCTGCGGGAGGAGGGGATTATCGAGAAGGGCAGCGTCAGGGTAATAGAGAAGTCAGACCCGATAGAGGGCTACCCCTGGGTGGTCCGCGACGCCCTCCCGGACAAGGACGAGCAGGAGCTCACCGACGCGTTCCTCGGGATAGAGGACCCCGAGCTCCTGGACCTGCTCCGCGCCGAGGACTACCAGAGAGTCCGGGCCGGCGACTACGACTACGTGGAGGAGCAGGCCCGCAAGCTCGACCTCATCGCGGAGGAGCAATAGCAACGTGAGGGGGGTCCTGCTCGAAGACGTCTCCGTCGGCTTCGATGGCGTGGCGGCCCTGAGCGACGTAACGCTCCACATAGAGGCGGGGGAGCAGCTCGCCGTGATCGGGGCCTCCGGCGCGGGCAAGTCCACGCTCTTTCGCGCGCTCACCCGGAGCGTGGCCCTGGGGAGAGGTCGGGTCGTCGTCGACGGGCAAGACCTCTACTCTCTCCCGCGGCGCAGGCTCGGCGAGTTGCGGCGGCGCATCGGGACCATCTACCAGGCGTACAACCTCGTCCCCCAGCTCTCGGCGGGCGTCAACGTCTCCCTCGGCGAGGTCGGCGAGATGGGCAGGCTTGGGACGTTGCGGGCCTTCTTTGCGGGCCCCGACGCGGGCCTCTCCAAAAAAGCCAGGGCCGCGCTCGAACAGATCGGACTTGGGGACAAGGCCGGCGTGCGGACGGCGGACCTCTCGGGGGGCCAGCAGCAGCGGGTTGCCGTCGCGCGGTTGCTGGTGCAGAGGCCCGACCTGATCCTGGCCGACGAGCCCTTCGCCGCCGTGGACCCCGTAACGACCGAGCGCGTCCTGCAGACGCTCCTTCACCTGAACCGCGAGGGCGCGACCCTGCT carries:
- a CDS encoding LysR substrate-binding domain-containing protein, coding for MGLSVHGLRVYLCILECGSLSAAGRELGMTQPAVSNHLHALEERFGVALLTRGRPLRATPAGECLAEHARRILDGVSVLEAEMARHTAPHGALVVGASSTPGELLMPGLATEFSARYPDVALELRVYDTDEAIAALLGREIEAAVVGHEVDDPRLAGTVIGHDALVAVVAADDRLAGAEVSPGDLADRPFVLREQGSGTRRTAEEGLAAAGVRPRVAMELGSNAAVAGAVAAGAGVGVVPLRTAGALERVGRIEVRGLSLSRPFVLLTERGRRLSPAAEAFVATCARKERP
- a CDS encoding MTAP family purine nucleoside phosphorylase; amino-acid sequence: MMAFAPRRVLWDDEDVSPGRAMIDVGIITGSGIYELPGEKETRVVESRFGEAEVSIFRAGSWTVGSISRHQKNHLHLPHAIPHQANLAALKQLGARVVLATTVVGAVDPGVRLGRPVLFDDLFFPTNLLPTGAECTIFTEPGDPGRGHLIWDEPFAPRLRRKLELATGDLGLGATVGGVYGHTNGPRFESRAEIRWLGTAGVTAVSQTCGPEAVLAGELELPYALVGFPVNYATGISHSRRDELDRLLALSAEVLPRVVLRTVEMLEGEDLIFDHGYVYRVEGGVGPREG
- a CDS encoding phosphonate ABC transporter ATP-binding protein; this translates as MRGVLLEDVSVGFDGVAALSDVTLHIEAGEQLAVIGASGAGKSTLFRALTRSVALGRGRVVVDGQDLYSLPRRRLGELRRRIGTIYQAYNLVPQLSAGVNVSLGEVGEMGRLGTLRAFFAGPDAGLSKKARAALEQIGLGDKAGVRTADLSGGQQQRVAVARLLVQRPDLILADEPFAAVDPVTTERVLQTLLHLNREGATLLANLHDVEVARRFPRVVALRAGRVAFDGPPGRLTEDELAKIYEGDPGGDPGGSENGEGSDLPYAGYGAEGSFRLTEGRDGVSSH
- the phnD gene encoding phosphate/phosphite/phosphonate ABC transporter substrate-binding protein, whose amino-acid sequence is MIHRLSTPILVAVAAIVFAGCGGSGSASGDEPLRVGLIPNENPEEVEAQYQPLEDYLKKETGGEVELSVPTTYNAVVEAMVSGELDLAYFGGLTYVQARQRADVHPLFTEVNPRTGTTKYRSVIIVPSGSDVEKVEDLEGEDFAFGSVSSTSGSLYPSIMLNQAGIDYRTDLGEVVYTGGHDTTAQAVANGRVAAGGLEDRILYDLREEGIIEKGSVRVIEKSDPIEGYPWVVRDALPDKDEQELTDAFLGIEDPELLDLLRAEDYQRVRAGDYDYVEEQARKLDLIAEEQ